A stretch of the Cyprinus carpio isolate SPL01 chromosome B4, ASM1834038v1, whole genome shotgun sequence genome encodes the following:
- the LOC122137071 gene encoding TBC1 domain family member 5 homolog B-like, with product MNPDSEETAELIEDLNVEERDEDEGFCDISEDHTIADPEAVLSPPFSTLTLCSSTLVTSSETAVLGSTSPSLVPDPTPSPSSPGPSGTAVPPVPSGTSVSPLSSESEDADQDDDDEETVSATPLYFCQRN from the coding sequence ATGAACCCAGACTCTGAAGAGACAGCAGAACTCATCGAGGACCTTAATGTGGAGGAGCGAGATGAAGATGAGGGCTTCTGTGACATCAGCGAGGATCACACCATAGCAGATCCAGAGGCTGTTCTGTCACCACCCTTCTCCACACTGACACTGTGTTCTTCCACCCTGGTCACCAGCAGTGAAACGGCTGTACTGGGTTCCACATCCCCTTCACTGGTCCCTGACCCTACACCATCTCCTTCATCACCTGGACCATCAGGGACTGCTGTGCCACCTGTTCCCTCTGGAACATCTGTTTCACCACTCTCCTCAGAGTCAGAGGATGCTGatcaggatgatgatgatgaagagactGTAAGTGCCACTCCTCTGTATTTCTGTCAAAGAAACTAG